GAACACGCTCGCTCATCACGCCTGCATCGTCACTCGCGACAAGCGACTCCATCGCACGGCCCACAAGCATCATCACCGGCGCCGGCCCGCACACAAGCTGCTCCAACGCATCGAGCCGGCAAGCCACAACACTTTGCTCTGGCCGCGCCGCGTTCGACACCGCGGCACATGGCACATCGAGCGCCACACCCGCCGCGCGAAGCTCTGCAGCAATGCGCGCCGTGTCGCGCCCCGGCATGTACACGACCAGCGTCGCGTCCTCCGGCAGAGGCCCGCTCCACACGGGCGCAGCATCCTTGCCTTCCGCATGATGCCCCGTCGCGAAGATCAGCTTCGACGCGCTCTTGCGATCGGTGAGCGGCAACGCAAGCTGCGCTCCCGCAGCCAGAGCCGCGGTCACGCCGGGCACGATCTCAAACGCCACATCTGCCGCACGCAGCGCCGTAAGCTCTTCACCCGCACGCCCAAAGACCAGCGGATCGCCGGACTTCAAACGCACAAC
Above is a genomic segment from Granulicella cerasi containing:
- the cobA gene encoding uroporphyrinogen-III C-methyltransferase, whose amino-acid sequence is MISAQKGTVYLVGAGPGDPELLTLKALRLLETADVVFHDDLVPDAVLALVNERALITSVGKRCGRPRITQAGIHSLLIESARAGQSVVRLKSGDPLVFGRAGEELTALRAADVAFEIVPGVTAALAAGAQLALPLTDRKSASKLIFATGHHAEGKDAAPVWSGPLPEDATLVVYMPGRDTARIAAELRAAGVALDVPCAAVSNAARPEQSVVACRLDALEQLVCGPAPVMMLVGRAMESLVASDDAGVMSERVREVVLQAERER